A region from the uncultured Holophaga sp. genome encodes:
- a CDS encoding pentapeptide repeat-containing protein yields the protein MAELTREDFIIYLKEGRSMMELDYSGLDLRGLDFQDVRFDKSHFDGTRLSGNDLSGASFQGCTLNEAEMIETRLIHADFRGARLRRADLTGADCKEAIFAEANLEKATLTRANLTGADLTQANLQAATLYGTNFTASHCTGADFRGASTRGARFAETYLGDTIGLLC from the coding sequence ATGGCTGAACTGACACGGGAGGACTTCATCATCTACCTGAAGGAGGGGCGGAGCATGATGGAGCTGGACTACTCCGGCCTTGATCTCCGAGGCCTGGACTTCCAGGATGTGCGCTTTGACAAGAGCCACTTCGACGGGACCAGACTCTCCGGCAATGACCTGAGCGGAGCCAGCTTCCAGGGCTGCACCCTCAATGAGGCGGAGATGATCGAGACCCGGCTAATCCATGCGGACTTCCGGGGAGCCCGCTTGCGTCGGGCCGATCTGACCGGGGCTGACTGCAAGGAAGCGATTTTCGCAGAAGCCAACCTGGAAAAGGCCACACTGACCCGCGCCAACCTGACCGGAGCTGATCTCACCCAGGCCAACCTCCAGGCGGCCACGCTCTACGGCACCAACTTCACGGCCTCCCACTGCACCGGAGCGGATTTCCGGGGGGCCTCCACCCGGGGTGCCCGCTTCGCCGAGACCTACCTGGGCGACACCATCGGCCTCCTGTGCTGA
- the rpsT gene encoding 30S ribosomal protein S20, translated as MANHKSAAKKARHDAEARLRNRANRSALRTTVKKFLAAIAAGDKAQAVTLLPTTLGVVDKACRKGVMHKNAANRAKSRLTLKVNALA; from the coding sequence ATGGCCAACCACAAGTCCGCTGCAAAGAAAGCCCGTCACGATGCCGAAGCCCGTCTGCGCAACCGCGCAAACCGGTCGGCTCTGAGGACCACCGTCAAGAAATTCCTGGCTGCTATCGCCGCTGGCGACAAGGCCCAGGCCGTCACCCTCCTGCCCACCACCCTGGGCGTGGTCGACAAGGCCTGCCGCAAGGGCGTCATGCACAAGAACGCCGCCAACCGCGCCAAGAGCCGCCTGACCCTCAAGGTCAACGCCCTGGCCTGA
- the argS gene encoding arginine--tRNA ligase: MKETFRMTLADALPGQDIVLERPKTGDMGDLAFPCFRVAKALGTNPAQLAKDLAGKLKMEDAELLATGPYLNLKLKPEARAVRMLEGLLGEEAYGSAPAHGETVLVEYSSPNIAKLFTIGHLRSTMIGHTLAQVNRYLGCRVERLNHLGDWGTQFGTLLAAYKRWAEQDNPQLDQDFSWADEIPEKRRSPLYRLFQLYVRFHAEEEKEPTMRDEARAWFRRLEEGDAEARRLWSWFREISLVTFQRIYDRLGVGFDAMNGEAFYEDKLGAAVEAVRQAGVLEEGEGGAQIVRLEDVGIQTPCMMLKGDGTSIYATRDVAAGLYRRDTYHFDRCLYVVGAEQILHFQQVFAVLAKVDPWYQGRLTHAPFGMINLPDGKMSTRKGNVIFLEDVLDEAKERVLAIIREKNPELPLADEVAEMLGMGAVLFFNALNDRVKSITFTWERAVALDGDTGPYVQYAHARIMSVLRKAGGDWADRARPSVPLTHEVAAVPFAACSLPNSLEGLEESAAQALLFELAGLPDAIRTAQREHMATAIARQLLAVSRAFSAFYTNCPILWPENSDAVRASRLALCVATARALRQGLWLMGIKAPEEM, from the coding sequence TTGAAGGAAACTTTCCGGATGACCCTGGCGGATGCGTTGCCGGGGCAGGACATCGTCCTGGAACGCCCCAAGACGGGTGACATGGGTGACCTCGCCTTCCCCTGCTTCCGGGTGGCCAAGGCCCTGGGGACCAACCCTGCCCAGCTGGCTAAGGACTTGGCCGGGAAGCTGAAGATGGAGGATGCCGAGCTGCTGGCCACCGGGCCCTACCTGAACCTGAAGCTCAAGCCCGAGGCCCGGGCTGTGCGGATGCTGGAGGGGCTCCTCGGGGAGGAGGCCTATGGCAGCGCACCGGCCCACGGAGAGACGGTGCTGGTGGAGTACAGCTCTCCCAACATTGCCAAGCTCTTCACCATTGGGCACCTGCGTTCCACCATGATCGGCCACACCCTGGCTCAGGTGAACCGCTACCTGGGCTGCCGGGTGGAAAGACTCAACCACCTGGGCGACTGGGGTACCCAGTTCGGCACCCTCCTGGCGGCCTACAAACGCTGGGCGGAGCAGGACAACCCCCAGCTGGACCAGGACTTCAGCTGGGCCGACGAGATCCCCGAGAAGCGCCGCTCCCCCCTCTATCGCCTTTTCCAGCTCTACGTCCGCTTCCATGCGGAGGAGGAGAAGGAGCCCACCATGCGCGACGAGGCCCGGGCCTGGTTCCGGCGCCTGGAGGAGGGTGATGCCGAGGCCCGGCGGCTCTGGTCCTGGTTCCGGGAGATCTCCCTGGTCACCTTCCAGCGCATCTATGACCGCCTCGGGGTGGGTTTCGATGCCATGAACGGCGAGGCCTTTTACGAGGACAAGCTGGGGGCTGCCGTGGAGGCGGTCCGACAGGCCGGCGTCCTGGAGGAGGGCGAAGGCGGCGCACAGATCGTCCGCCTGGAGGATGTGGGCATCCAGACCCCCTGCATGATGCTCAAGGGGGATGGGACGAGCATCTATGCCACCCGCGATGTCGCTGCCGGGCTTTACCGCCGGGACACCTACCACTTCGACCGCTGCCTCTATGTGGTGGGCGCTGAGCAGATCCTCCACTTTCAGCAGGTCTTCGCGGTCCTGGCCAAGGTGGATCCCTGGTACCAGGGTCGCCTCACCCATGCCCCCTTCGGCATGATCAACCTTCCGGATGGCAAGATGAGCACCCGCAAGGGCAATGTCATCTTCCTGGAGGATGTCCTGGACGAGGCCAAGGAGCGGGTACTCGCCATCATCCGGGAGAAGAACCCCGAGCTGCCTCTGGCGGACGAGGTGGCGGAGATGCTCGGCATGGGCGCTGTACTCTTCTTCAACGCCCTCAATGACCGAGTGAAGTCCATCACCTTCACCTGGGAGCGGGCGGTGGCCCTCGATGGCGACACCGGCCCCTACGTCCAGTACGCCCACGCCCGCATCATGAGCGTTCTCCGCAAGGCAGGCGGAGACTGGGCTGACCGGGCTCGTCCTTCTGTGCCGCTCACCCATGAGGTCGCGGCGGTGCCCTTTGCCGCCTGCTCCCTCCCGAATTCCCTGGAGGGACTGGAGGAGTCTGCCGCCCAGGCCCTTCTCTTCGAGCTGGCGGGTCTTCCCGATGCCATCCGCACTGCCCAGCGCGAACACATGGCCACTGCCATCGCCCGGCAACTTCTGGCCGTCTCCCGCGCCTTCAGCGCCTTCTACACCAACTGCCCCATCCTCTGGCCCGAGAACAGTGATGCCGTCCGGGCGTCGCGCCTGGCCCTCTGCGTTGCCACCGCCCGCGCCCTGCGCCAGGGCCTCTGGCTCATGGGCATCAAGGCTCCTGAGGAGATGTAG
- a CDS encoding TspO/MBR family protein, with protein MGYLGWVGVTFLAALVGSVAAAGAPDFYRQLRQPVWAPPGWLFGPVWTALYLLMGLGAGLIWTQGAGRRWPLRLYLAQLVLNAAWTWLFFFGHLGGAAFAEILLLWLVLTGTLVAFWRSRPLAGFLLVPGLVWISYAAVLAWSAWRLNPGLLG; from the coding sequence TTGGGATACCTGGGATGGGTGGGGGTGACCTTCCTGGCGGCGCTGGTGGGGAGCGTGGCTGCGGCAGGAGCTCCGGACTTCTACCGACAGCTCCGCCAGCCGGTCTGGGCCCCGCCAGGTTGGCTCTTTGGCCCCGTGTGGACGGCCCTCTACCTGCTCATGGGGCTCGGCGCGGGGCTCATCTGGACGCAGGGGGCAGGCAGACGCTGGCCTCTCAGGCTCTATCTCGCTCAACTGGTGTTGAACGCGGCCTGGACCTGGCTCTTCTTCTTCGGGCACCTGGGCGGGGCGGCCTTTGCCGAGATCCTGCTGCTGTGGCTGGTTCTGACCGGGACCCTGGTGGCTTTCTGGCGCAGCCGTCCCCTGGCGGGCTTCCTGCTGGTTCCCGGCCTGGTTTGGATTTCCTACGCCGCGGTACTGGCCTGGTCGGCCTGGCGCCTGAATCCGGGACTGTTGGGATAG
- a CDS encoding CTP synthase: MAKFIFVTGGVLSSLGKGIAAASLGALLEARGLKVTLMKMDPYLNVDPGTMSPFQHGEVFVTDDGAETDLDLGHYERFTSVPTTKNHTITTGRIYNTVIQKERRGDYLGKTVQVIPHITDEIKATMKKVAKDVDVVIVEIGGTVGDIESQPFLEAIRQFKIELGHGNAINMHLTYVPYIKAAGELKSKPTQHSVKELRVLGIQPEVLLCRAEQEIPQGLKDKIALFCSVTPDAVFSCKDASTIYEVPLNLNIEGLDAKVANLLNLTDTKPDLSPWFDLIHRIHNPEHQVRIAIVGKYVEFKESYKSLIESLHHAGYGLETKVELKWVEGEELEHVEPSSQLSDCDGILVPGGFGVRGTQGMIRAIRYARENRIPFFGICLGMQMASVEYARSVAGLEGADSTEFEDNPKHRVIFKLRELVDVEELGGTMRLGAYPCVLKGGSHAAQAYGALEISERHRHRYEFNQAEFRPILESKGLAFTGTSPDGTFVEIVEIPEHPYFLACQFHPEFKSRPLHPHPLFSSFVKASLDHGKA; the protein is encoded by the coding sequence ATGGCTAAGTTTATTTTCGTTACCGGTGGTGTGCTCTCCTCCCTGGGCAAGGGCATCGCTGCAGCCTCCCTGGGGGCCCTGCTGGAGGCCCGCGGGCTGAAGGTCACCCTCATGAAGATGGATCCCTATCTCAACGTGGATCCCGGCACCATGAGCCCCTTCCAGCACGGCGAGGTCTTCGTCACCGATGACGGAGCCGAGACCGACCTGGATCTGGGGCATTACGAGCGCTTCACCAGCGTGCCCACCACCAAGAACCACACCATCACCACCGGTCGCATCTACAACACCGTGATCCAGAAGGAGCGGCGGGGGGACTACCTTGGCAAGACCGTCCAGGTGATCCCCCACATCACCGATGAGATCAAGGCCACCATGAAAAAGGTGGCGAAGGATGTGGATGTGGTGATCGTCGAGATCGGCGGCACCGTGGGCGACATCGAGAGCCAGCCCTTCCTGGAGGCCATCCGGCAGTTCAAGATCGAGTTGGGCCATGGCAATGCCATCAACATGCACCTGACCTACGTGCCCTACATCAAGGCCGCCGGTGAGCTGAAGTCCAAGCCCACCCAGCACAGCGTCAAGGAGTTGCGGGTTCTGGGCATCCAGCCCGAGGTGCTCCTCTGCCGGGCCGAGCAGGAGATCCCGCAGGGGCTCAAGGACAAGATCGCCCTTTTCTGCTCCGTGACCCCCGATGCCGTCTTCAGCTGCAAGGATGCCAGTACCATCTACGAGGTGCCCCTGAACCTGAACATCGAGGGTCTCGATGCCAAGGTGGCCAATCTTCTGAACCTCACCGACACCAAGCCCGACCTCAGCCCCTGGTTCGACCTGATCCACCGCATCCACAATCCGGAGCACCAGGTCCGCATCGCCATCGTGGGCAAGTATGTGGAGTTCAAGGAGAGTTATAAATCACTAATCGAATCCCTCCACCATGCCGGCTACGGGCTGGAGACCAAGGTGGAGCTCAAGTGGGTCGAGGGCGAGGAACTGGAGCATGTCGAGCCCTCCAGCCAGCTCAGCGACTGCGATGGCATCCTGGTGCCCGGTGGCTTTGGGGTCCGCGGCACCCAGGGCATGATCCGGGCCATCCGCTATGCGCGGGAGAACAGGATTCCCTTCTTCGGCATCTGCCTTGGCATGCAGATGGCCAGCGTGGAATACGCCCGCAGCGTGGCCGGTCTGGAGGGGGCGGACTCCACCGAGTTCGAGGACAATCCCAAGCACCGGGTCATCTTCAAACTCCGGGAACTGGTGGATGTGGAGGAGTTGGGCGGTACCATGCGCCTGGGGGCCTATCCCTGCGTTCTCAAGGGGGGCAGCCATGCCGCCCAGGCCTACGGTGCCCTGGAAATCAGTGAGCGCCATCGCCACCGCTATGAGTTCAACCAGGCGGAGTTCCGGCCCATCCTGGAGTCCAAGGGCCTGGCCTTCACCGGCACCAGCCCGGACGGTACCT